The DNA sequence CCACTTGCCCACGGCCATTACGCCACAAGAAGGCATGCCGGTGCCTGCCAGGAGCTTTTCAAAGGAGCACTGGGGCAGAAGGGCGTTGTCCCCAAAGTCCATGATGCACATGGCCACGGGGTTAAAGGGCTCGCCAATGTAGGCGCCCTTTAGGTCGGAGGCGATGACCCCGGCCACGTACTCCCCCTGGAAGTGGGCCACCACCCCGGCGGGAGGGAGCATGAGGGCAGGGTTCACCGTGTCCCCGATGACGAAGACGTTGGCGAACCGGGTGGAACGGAAGGTGGTTGGGTTCACCTCGGGGAAACCCTGGGGCCCCGCCAGGGGGGATTCCCGCACCACCCGGTTGGGGGCGAAGGGAGGCGTGAGGATAAGGAGGTCGTAGGCCAGTTCCCGCCCGTCCTTGGCCCTGACCCTGCCTCCCTCAAAGGAGGCGGGTTCAAACTCCCCGTGGAAGGCGATGCCCTTGGAGCGGAGGATCTCCATGACTTTGCCCGAGATCGCCGGGCCCATGCCCGCCAGGGGCAGGGGGTTTAGGTGGAAAACCTCCACCGTGCTCCTATCCCGGATCCCTTTGACCTTGAGGGCGAACTCCACCTGGCCCGCCACCTCGTAGGGGGCGGGAGGGCAGGGGTAGTAGGGGGAGGAAACCCCCACCACCACCCGGCCTCCCTTAAAGTTCTTGAGGGCCTCCCTTAGCCTCAAGG is a window from the Thermus neutrinimicus genome containing:
- a CDS encoding NAD(P)/FAD-dependent oxidoreductase, which translates into the protein MATRILVLGGGSGGLVAANKVKKLLGKEVEVTLVDKNAHHEFMPAYPWVAFGMREPEQVKRPLANLEKRGITYLQATVEALDPANNRVRTSVGELSYDYLIVSLGAEALPSPAKDSHAPWSLEGALRLREALKNFKGGRVVVGVSSPYYPCPPAPYEVAGQVEFALKVKGIRDRSTVEVFHLNPLPLAGMGPAISGKVMEILRSKGIAFHGEFEPASFEGGRVRAKDGRELAYDLLILTPPFAPNRVVRESPLAGPQGFPEVNPTTFRSTRFANVFVIGDTVNPALMLPPAGVVAHFQGEYVAGVIASDLKGAYIGEPFNPVAMCIMDFGDNALLPQCSFEKLLAGTGMPSCGVMAVGKWVRVTKMLFEGFWFATLIE